The Comamonas sp. 26 DNA window GCACCCAACTGAACGACCACTGCAACAGCTTGCGTGAACTGCAGGGCTGAACTACACACATAAAGCCGTGGCGTCTGACATGCCAATGTCAGTAAGACAGGAGACAAAAAATGATTGGAAATCCGCACTCATCGTCGGATGGGCTGTCGCATGGACTCAAGCAGCGCCACATGACCATGATTGCCCTGGGGGGCGTCATCGGTGCCGGACTTTTTGTTGGCAGCGGCGTGGTTATCAAGTCTGCGGGGCCTGCGGCCGTCATCTCGTTCCTGATCACCGGCCTGCTGGTGGTTCTGGTCATGCGCATGCTCGGCGAGATGGCTTGCTCCATGACGGGGGGCTCATTTTATGAATACGCCCGCGAGGCTTGGATTGACAGACCTGGCGTGGGGCAACTGGCAGGTTTTCTGACGGGTTGGATGTACTGGTACTTCTGGGTCATCGTGGTGGCGCTGGAGGCGGTCGCAGGCGCGGAGCTGGTGCGCTACTGGTTGCCTGATGTGCCTGCATGGAGCATCAGTCTGGTCTTGTTGATCCTGATGACGCTGACCAATCTGGTTTCGGTCAAATCCTTTGGTGAATGCGAGTTCTGGCTGGCTTCCATCAAGGTGGCCGCCATTGTGGTGTTTCTGTTCATTGCTGGCGTCTATGTGCTGGGTTTAACGCCTGGAACCGGCGGAATGCATATCGCCAACCTGACTCAGAATGGCGGCTTCATGCCCAACGGCATTGTTCCGGTGCTCACCGGGGCGGTGGCCGCCACAGGCTTTTACTTTGGCGCTGAAATCGTGACAATCGCCGCCGCAGAAACTGCGGAGCCCCAGAAGGCCGTGGCGAAAGCGACGAGCTCGGTCATCCTGCGTGTGCTGGTGTTCTATGTCGGATCGGTATTGCTGGTGGCTTGCCTGGTGCCATGGAGCTCAGCAGGTATGTCCACGCCTTACGTCAGTGCGCTGGAAGCAATGGGTGTACCGGCCGCTGCACAGATCATGAACGCCGTGGTACTGACTGCGGTTTTGTCGGCGCTCAACTCGGGTCTCTATGCTTCCTCGCGCATGCTGTTTGCTCTGACTCGCCGCGGTGATGCCCCCAAGGTGCTGGCCCGGGTCAGCCGCAATGGCGTGCCGGTCTATGCCATTTTGGTGGCTACCCTGTTTGGGTATGGTGCCATCGTCATGTCCTATCTTTCCCCCGACAAAGTATTCGCCTTTCTGGTGAATTCTTACGGAACGGTCGCCATTTTTGTTTATATCCTGATTGCCATTTCGCAGTTGCGCCTGCGTTATCG harbors:
- a CDS encoding amino acid permease, with amino-acid sequence MIGNPHSSSDGLSHGLKQRHMTMIALGGVIGAGLFVGSGVVIKSAGPAAVISFLITGLLVVLVMRMLGEMACSMTGGSFYEYAREAWIDRPGVGQLAGFLTGWMYWYFWVIVVALEAVAGAELVRYWLPDVPAWSISLVLLILMTLTNLVSVKSFGECEFWLASIKVAAIVVFLFIAGVYVLGLTPGTGGMHIANLTQNGGFMPNGIVPVLTGAVAATGFYFGAEIVTIAAAETAEPQKAVAKATSSVILRVLVFYVGSVLLVACLVPWSSAGMSTPYVSALEAMGVPAAAQIMNAVVLTAVLSALNSGLYASSRMLFALTRRGDAPKVLARVSRNGVPVYAILVATLFGYGAIVMSYLSPDKVFAFLVNSYGTVAIFVYILIAISQLRLRYRLENEAPHLLKVRMWCFPYLTWLAIAGMVSIVVAMGFIPEQRTPLALGVASLCILLIAYFVRQFLRRGVMPDGLLDELAPPKLRKN